The nucleotide sequence TCGAGATCAGACGGAGAAGTAAGGAAGGGGCGGGGAGACTGCCTATTCGATGTCAAATGTCCTTTTTACAAATATGGGCCCGAAGCGGCGGTATTCTGCGCTTACCCCAAGAAGTCTCCGACAGAAACACTGGTAGTTCTCAGTCTCGCTTCTGTCTTTTCGTGCCTGGCACTAGTGATCTTCAGGCTTTCTCTTATCCCGACTATCTTGATTATTGGGGTTATTACGGTTACTAAAAGGATGGTTCTTGACCCAGGCATCAAGCGAACTAAACTGAATGGCCGCTACGACAGGAAGCATGTAGCCTGTCGTAAACAAAGTCTGTTTGAGAAAGTCACGTCTCATCGTGATGGTATTGCAATTGTCATCAAACATGAGTGCACATCCTTTTTAAGACTGTTCACAGACATCCGTCTCCACAATATGCCGGGGCTTCTCTCAAGACCTGCCGCTTTCCGCCATTCTTACGAAGAGTTGATCTTATCTGAAGCTGCACTGCCTCTTTCTAATTTAATGGTACCAGAAAAAAGTTCCTTGTCAAGTTGATGTATGCGGTGCAAACTTTTTTCGAAAGGGCTTTCAGGTGAGGAGACCTGACCCGCCTGATGGCCGTAATGTCACAATGGTCGCTCCCCATCCCCCGGCTTCTTCTCCTGCCTGAGTATAGGAAGCGACACTGGGCAGTCTTCCAAGGATCGAATGAACGGTCCTCCTCAGAGCACCGCTCCCTTTGCCGTGGATGATACGAACCTGGAGTATCCCTCGTTCTCTGCAGACCCCGAGGTATGTGGGCAACAGGTCTTTGAGGTCGCGTGGCCGGAAGGTATGGAGGTCGAGTACCCCGTCGATCGGAACCTCGACGACTTGGGGCTCTTGAGGGTTCTCTTCATCATCTGTCAGTTGCACGATCAATAGGTGAGGAGGAGCCGGTTCTTGCCCATTCCCGCCTCGGACGTCTTCCCCTTCGTCCGGGGTATTCCTGACCGTGAACTATCCGAATTGACAGAGACCTCCCTCTTGAATAATCCAGGAGGGATTTCTGTATCGCCGATGAAATTGCCCGATTTCTTCGTACCGTCAAAACTGAGAAGGACATGCGTCCCCTTCGCCTTGCACTTTTCGATTACGCGAAAGAGGTCCTGGAGTCTGAAGTCCCCTGCTCCCGGAAGCAGGCCAAGACCGCCTGTGCCGGGAGGATCACAGTATATAACATCTCCTGCCTTTGCCAGAGACATGGCGTCTTCAAAGTCTAGCAAGAGAAAATCGCACCCCTTCACTCTTTCAGACCAAAGGACAACCCTTTTCGCAAAGGCTTCAGGTGATATCGGATCATGCAAGCTACTGAGTGTGGACAGAGAGCCATCGGCTCTAAATCGCAAGGCGCCTTCCGAACAGGAATGAGACAGGAACAAGAGGTCCCCACCGTTGGGCGACCTGTTGTAATGGGCCTTGATCTCCTCATAGACTTCAGCCTTTTCCCCACTCTTCATTTTTTCCCATCGTTCGGTGTACCACTTCATCAAGGTCCTCGGCGACTTCTTGAGCGTTTGCCAAATTTCCATCAAGGGTCTGAAGTTGTCCGAGCCCACTCCTTTTTCGGGTGCATAGGTTGCCAAAACCGCACCGCTTCCGAGGAAGGGCTCAAAATACTTACCGCCTTTCTCGGGGAAATGGGAAACGATTTCGTGGGCAATACGCTGCTTATTACCACTCCATTTGAGGAGCTGGCGCCGGAACGGTTTAACATCGTTGTCGGGAACATGATCAAGAAGCTTGAGTTGCTTCATCTGCCCTCAGAGTCAAGCGATCGGGCCCCATGCCTCAGAAACACGAACCATAGACATCGTCATTCCCTTTCTTGACACAGGACTGGCCGGGGTCGCAGTCGGAATTTGTCATGCAGAATTTCCCGCGCTTCGCAGGAGAAGGAGGAGCAGAAGAAGGGGGAGCAATAGAAGAGTCCGGTTTACGCTCTTTGAGGATCTTATTGACACTGACACATTCGCCGCGATTACTATAGGCCGGCGTTATACATCTTTCGCTATTGTACATGTTGCAGTCGATGTCCGTAGTGCATTCGGTAGCGTATGACGGTTGACAGAAGAAGGGCATCAAAAT is from Thermodesulfovibrionales bacterium and encodes:
- a CDS encoding DNA adenine methylase encodes the protein MKQLKLLDHVPDNDVKPFRRQLLKWSGNKQRIAHEIVSHFPEKGGKYFEPFLGSGAVLATYAPEKGVGSDNFRPLMEIWQTLKKSPRTLMKWYTERWEKMKSGEKAEVYEEIKAHYNRSPNGGDLLFLSHSCSEGALRFRADGSLSTLSSLHDPISPEAFAKRVVLWSERVKGCDFLLLDFEDAMSLAKAGDVIYCDPPGTGGLGLLPGAGDFRLQDLFRVIEKCKAKGTHVLLSFDGTKKSGNFIGDTEIPPGLFKREVSVNSDSSRSGIPRTKGKTSEAGMGKNRLLLTY
- a CDS encoding Smr/MutS family protein, with amino-acid sequence MQLTDDEENPQEPQVVEVPIDGVLDLHTFRPRDLKDLLPTYLGVCRERGILQVRIIHGKGSGALRRTVHSILGRLPSVASYTQAGEEAGGWGATIVTLRPSGGSGLLT